The Candidatus Paceibacterota bacterium genome includes a window with the following:
- a CDS encoding transposase, producing MAHVLSMLADGFMQVYRARNPKKSPLWQCAHRHYDEFEDVYPEAYAPRYGRLRPIIPEVVHKFLDCGNLERGFARVRCDHCEHEYLLAFSCKSRWFCPSCHQKNVQITARFILERVVAPVPHRHYVLAIPRMLRPYFQRHRHLLKRLCALAHQSLTDYLRTALACPKGVPGIIMTLHTFGEYLDFHPHVHALVADGLFLRNPPDPPPQAPTPASRLQPPACPTFHALPESPLKPLEELFRAKVISLLVAEKLLPPERVQVLYSWKHSGFNLHAGELVPPEAKADLEDLAQYILRNPFSVEKMTLESPTDMVIYRSRLNAKINRNFEVFTPTDFLAAITQHIPDKGAQMVRYYGWYSNKMRGVRQRGLPPELVFHRPGVSPPPPLKLPSKRWRDLILRVWHVDPLRCPVCQNPMRVIAVIDDPRVVEKILRHLGAWHDPPVSSLQPAGSSGPYTYEPCDDVEPTPDYENVLTD from the coding sequence TTCATGCAAGTCTATCGCGCCAGAAATCCGAAGAAGTCGCCGCTGTGGCAGTGCGCCCACCGCCACTATGACGAGTTCGAGGACGTCTATCCCGAGGCTTACGCGCCGCGTTACGGCCGGCTGCGCCCCATCATCCCCGAGGTGGTCCACAAATTCCTCGACTGCGGCAACCTGGAGCGCGGCTTCGCGCGCGTCCGCTGCGACCATTGCGAGCATGAGTACCTGCTGGCCTTTTCCTGCAAAAGCCGGTGGTTCTGCCCGTCGTGCCACCAGAAGAATGTCCAGATCACCGCCCGGTTCATCCTGGAGCGGGTGGTGGCGCCGGTGCCGCACCGCCATTACGTCCTGGCCATCCCCAGAATGCTCCGCCCTTACTTCCAGCGCCACCGCCATCTGCTCAAGCGGCTCTGCGCTTTGGCCCACCAGAGCCTCACCGACTATCTCCGCACCGCCCTCGCCTGCCCCAAAGGCGTTCCGGGCATCATCATGACGCTGCACACCTTCGGCGAATACCTCGACTTCCACCCGCACGTCCACGCCCTTGTGGCCGACGGCCTCTTTCTTCGGAACCCGCCAGACCCGCCGCCCCAGGCTCCAACTCCAGCCTCCCGTCTCCAGCCTCCCGCCTGTCCCACCTTCCACGCCCTGCCGGAGTCCCCGCTCAAGCCGCTGGAGGAACTGTTTCGGGCCAAGGTCATCAGCCTGCTGGTGGCGGAAAAGTTGCTGCCGCCCGAACGCGTCCAGGTCCTCTACTCCTGGAAACACAGCGGGTTCAACCTCCATGCCGGCGAACTCGTGCCTCCCGAGGCCAAGGCCGACCTCGAAGACCTCGCCCAGTACATCCTGCGCAACCCCTTCTCCGTGGAAAAGATGACCCTGGAATCCCCCACCGACATGGTCATCTACCGCTCCCGCCTCAACGCCAAGATCAACCGCAACTTCGAAGTCTTCACCCCCACCGACTTCCTGGCCGCCATCACCCAGCACATCCCCGACAAAGGCGCCCAGATGGTCCGCTACTACGGGTGGTACAGCAACAAGATGCGCGGCGTGCGCCAGCGGGGGCTGCCGCCGGAACTGGTGTTCCACCGCCCAGGCGTCTCCCCGCCGCCGCCGCTCAAACTCCCCTCCAAACGCTGGCGGGACCTCATCCTCCGGGTTTGGCACGTGGACCCCCTCCGCTGCCCCGTCTGCCAGAACCCGATGCGCGTTATCGCCGTCATTGACGACCCGCGCGTCGTCGAGAAGATCCTCCGCCACCTCGGTGCCTGGCACGATCCTCCAGTCTCCAGCCTCCAGCCTGCAGGCTCTTCTGGCCCCTACACCTACGAACCCTGTGACGACGTGGAGCCGACACCTGATTACGAAAACGTCCTGACCGACTGA